A segment of the bacterium genome:
AAAGCAATTAAGGTTAAGGCACTTGTTACTTCAAAAGGACTTGAAACAAAAATTAATTTAAAATTGATTTCTCGTTTGAATATTCCGGAGACATGTAACAATATTCAGGAATTAACAAAAAGTTATTTGCAGGACACAATTGGCATTGAAAGAATATCAAATATAGAAATCTATGTTTCAAATATAATAGGTGAGTTTGAAAACAAAGAGGAAAATGAAAAACCAGAAGAAACTTGAGTTTCTGGAAAAAGAGGTTAAAAACCACATTGAACTTGTAAAAATTGTTTTCTCTCCTTCTTTTAATGAAAATCTTATAAAAATTTCTGAAACTATTGTTGATTGTATAAAAAATGGTAATAAAATTCTTCTATGCGGTAATGGAGGAAGCAGTGCTGATTGTCAGCATTTTTGTGGTGAGATGGTCAATAGATTTAAAAAAGAAAGAGAACCACTCCCTTTTATTTCTTTGACGACAGATACTTCTGTAATTACAAGTATAGGAAATGATTACTCTTTTGAAGATATATTTTCAAAACAGGTTAAAGCAATTGGAAAAGAAAAAGATATTTTAATCTGTTTTTCAACTTCAGGTGAATCTAAAAATGTAATAAAAGCAGCAAAAGTTGCAAAAGAAAAAAAAATGAAGGTTATTTCACTTACAGGGAAAACACCAAATACCCTTGAAAAAATATCCGACTTTATCATCTCTATCCAGTCAAAAGAAACAGAAAAGGTTCAGCAAATACATCTAATTATCTATCACCTGCTTTGCTATCTTATTGAGGAAGAATTTTGAAAATGTGTAAAATAAAAACTCTTAAAGAAATAAAAAAAATTTCTGAAAGATTGAAGAAAGAAGGTAAAACCATTGTTTTTACAAATGGTTGTTTTGATATAATTCATCCAGGACATATAAAGATTTTGAAAAAAGCAAAATCAATGGGAGATGTTTTAATAGTCGGTCTTAATAGTGATAAATCAATTAAAAAAAT
Coding sequences within it:
- a CDS encoding SIS domain-containing protein; its protein translation is MKNQKKLEFLEKEVKNHIELVKIVFSPSFNENLIKISETIVDCIKNGNKILLCGNGGSSADCQHFCGEMVNRFKKEREPLPFISLTTDTSVITSIGNDYSFEDIFSKQVKAIGKEKDILICFSTSGESKNVIKAAKVAKEKKMKVISLTGKTPNTLEKISDFIISIQSKETEKVQQIHLIIYHLLCYLIEEEF